A genomic segment from Cyanobium sp. NIES-981 encodes:
- a CDS encoding HAD-IC family P-type ATPase, with protein MVEARAHEAPNPWHALPIAAIPTALATGREGLTTSESQRRLERQGPNALPRAQPPSGWAILRRQFRSPLIAILAVAAVVSLAIGDLKDGLFIAAVLLINGVVGGLQEWQAERQSQALQQLLRMRATVIRGGVALDIDAEELVPGDLVSLESGQRVPADLRLIGSSQLELDESLLTGESLTVLKSADWSGAADTPLAERLNMLFAGSTVVRGRGQGFAVATGPRTEVGRLALAVLGAAGGRPPLLRRMERFSRVIAIAVLVAASGIGLLGALHHGYGPMEMFLFAVALAVSAIPEGLPVALTVALAVATRRMARRQVIVRQLPAVEGLGSCTLIACDKTGTLTCNELTVRRIVLPDGESFEVSGEGFHPAGQVLREGRSFSGEHPPLARLARTAALCNEADLRRAEEDRWIWRGDPTDIALLALAHKLGWSREHGLERHPQLHRIPFEPERQYAASFHPIEGEDHVLVKGAPERVLAMCKPVPGRPSPHALARQMAERGYRVLALAEGPAPLAPPAEGPHPAGFEPTWLNLLGFVGMIDPLRPGVRQAIATCHRAGITVWMVTGDHPVTALAIARDLGLAPAGPGAVVTGRQLDAASPETLRGMIRGSCVYARMAPEQKLRLVNAARAAGHCVAVTGDGVNDAPALRAANIGVAMGRGGTDVAREAAELVIADDNFATIVAGVEEGRIAYANVRKVIYLLVSTGAAEIVLITLAVALRLPLPLLPVQLLWLNLVTNGIQDLALAFEPGEGDALSQRPRPPSEPVFNGLMIQRTLLAAAVMGGVGFATYDTLLRSGAPLAEARNALLLLMVLFENVHLGNCRSETRSVLQLSPLRSPVLLAGTVTAFLLHVLMMHIPFGQLMLDTEPVAPALWLRLVGLSLTVLLVIEADKGVRRLAAAWRRRRQRVPEAG; from the coding sequence ATGGTCGAGGCGCGCGCTCACGAGGCCCCCAACCCCTGGCACGCCCTGCCCATCGCCGCCATCCCCACGGCGCTGGCAACCGGCAGGGAGGGCCTCACCACTTCGGAGTCACAGCGCCGGCTGGAGCGGCAGGGTCCCAACGCCCTGCCGCGGGCCCAACCCCCCAGCGGCTGGGCGATCCTGCGGCGCCAGTTCCGCAGTCCCCTGATCGCGATCCTGGCTGTCGCCGCCGTGGTGTCGCTGGCGATCGGCGATCTGAAGGATGGCCTGTTCATCGCGGCGGTGCTGCTGATCAATGGCGTGGTGGGCGGCCTGCAGGAGTGGCAGGCCGAGCGCCAGAGCCAGGCACTGCAGCAGCTGCTGCGGATGCGGGCCACCGTCATCAGAGGCGGGGTGGCCCTGGACATCGACGCCGAGGAGCTGGTGCCGGGGGATCTGGTGAGCCTGGAATCGGGCCAGCGGGTGCCGGCCGATCTGCGGCTGATCGGCAGCAGCCAGCTGGAGCTGGATGAATCCCTGCTCACCGGCGAATCGCTCACGGTGCTGAAGTCGGCCGACTGGAGCGGCGCGGCGGACACCCCCCTGGCCGAGCGGCTCAACATGCTCTTCGCCGGCTCCACCGTGGTGCGGGGACGGGGGCAGGGCTTCGCTGTGGCGACAGGGCCTCGCACCGAGGTGGGGCGGCTGGCCCTGGCGGTGCTGGGTGCCGCCGGCGGGCGGCCGCCGTTGCTGCGGCGGATGGAGCGCTTCAGCCGGGTGATCGCCATCGCCGTGCTGGTGGCCGCCAGCGGCATCGGCCTGCTCGGGGCCCTGCACCACGGCTACGGGCCCATGGAGATGTTCCTCTTCGCCGTGGCGCTGGCGGTGTCGGCGATTCCGGAGGGCCTGCCGGTGGCCCTCACCGTGGCGCTGGCGGTGGCCACCCGCCGCATGGCGCGGCGGCAGGTGATCGTGCGGCAGCTGCCCGCGGTGGAAGGCCTTGGCAGTTGCACCCTGATCGCCTGCGACAAGACCGGCACGCTCACCTGCAACGAGCTCACGGTGCGGCGCATCGTGCTGCCCGACGGGGAGAGTTTCGAGGTGAGCGGCGAGGGCTTCCATCCGGCGGGGCAGGTGCTGCGGGAGGGGCGGAGCTTTTCGGGCGAGCACCCGCCCCTGGCTCGCCTGGCCCGCACCGCGGCCCTCTGCAACGAGGCCGACCTGCGCCGAGCCGAGGAGGACCGCTGGATCTGGCGTGGGGATCCCACCGACATCGCCCTGCTGGCCCTGGCCCACAAGCTGGGCTGGTCGCGGGAGCACGGACTGGAGCGCCATCCCCAGCTGCACCGGATTCCCTTCGAACCGGAACGGCAGTACGCCGCCTCCTTCCATCCGATCGAGGGCGAGGACCACGTGCTGGTGAAGGGCGCGCCGGAGCGGGTGCTGGCCATGTGCAAGCCCGTTCCCGGCAGGCCCTCCCCCCATGCCCTGGCCCGGCAGATGGCGGAGCGGGGCTACCGGGTGCTGGCCCTGGCGGAGGGTCCCGCCCCCCTGGCTCCGCCCGCGGAGGGGCCCCATCCAGCCGGCTTCGAGCCCACCTGGCTCAACCTGCTGGGCTTCGTGGGGATGATCGATCCGCTGCGCCCCGGGGTGCGCCAGGCCATTGCCACCTGCCACCGGGCCGGCATCACCGTCTGGATGGTGACCGGGGATCACCCCGTCACCGCCCTGGCCATCGCCCGGGATCTGGGGCTGGCGCCCGCAGGCCCGGGGGCCGTGGTGACCGGCCGCCAGCTCGATGCGGCCTCGCCCGAAACGCTGCGGGGGATGATCCGCGGCAGCTGCGTCTATGCCCGCATGGCGCCGGAGCAGAAACTGCGGCTGGTGAATGCGGCGCGGGCGGCCGGCCACTGCGTGGCCGTCACCGGCGACGGGGTGAACGATGCTCCGGCCCTGCGGGCCGCCAACATCGGCGTGGCGATGGGCAGGGGCGGCACCGATGTGGCCCGCGAGGCGGCCGAGCTGGTGATCGCCGACGACAACTTCGCCACGATCGTGGCCGGCGTGGAGGAAGGACGGATCGCCTATGCCAACGTGCGCAAGGTGATCTATCTGCTGGTGTCCACCGGCGCGGCGGAGATCGTGCTGATCACCCTGGCCGTGGCGCTGCGGCTGCCCCTGCCGCTGCTGCCGGTGCAGCTGCTGTGGCTCAATCTGGTGACCAACGGCATCCAGGATCTGGCCCTGGCCTTCGAGCCCGGCGAGGGGGATGCCCTGAGCCAGCGGCCGCGGCCCCCCAGCGAGCCGGTGTTCAACGGTCTGATGATCCAGCGCACCCTGCTCGCCGCAGCGGTGATGGGGGGCGTGGGGTTCGCCACCTACGACACCCTGCTGCGCAGCGGCGCCCCCCTCGCCGAGGCCCGCAACGCCCTGCTGCTGCTGATGGTGCTCTTCGAGAACGTGCACCTCGGCAACTGCCGCTCGGAAACGCGCTCGGTGCTGCAGCTCTCGCCGCTGCGCAGTCCTGTCCTGCTGGCCGGCACCGTCACGGCCTTTCTGTTGCACGTGCTGATGATGCACATCCCCTTCGGCCAGCTGATGCTCGACACCGAGCCGGTGGCGCCGGCGCTGTGGCTGCGCCTGGTGGGCCTCAGCCTCACGGTGCTGCTGGTGATCGAGGCCGACAAGGGGGTGCGGCGGCTGGCCGCAGCCTGGCGACGGCGGCGGCAGCGGGTCCCTGAGGCTGGATGA